One window of the Methanobacteriaceae archaeon genome contains the following:
- a CDS encoding RNase J family beta-CASP ribonuclease, translated as MSVEVIAIGGYEEVGKNMSAVKVGEDVIIFDMGINLDRINVHEDTDIARMHSLDLIERGVIPDDTLMKDVDGKVRAIVFTHGHLDHIGAVAKLAHRYDAPLIGTPYTLALVENSIKQERKFEVSNPLQVLNAGEKLQLSPDITLEFVHTTHSIPQAVNAILHTPEGIIVYALDFKFDNHQMISPPPDYQRLKELGNQGVLALIVETTRMTEKQQEKTHSEKVARIVLEDIMRDILPTKEGLLVTTFSSHIERIQAICNIASESDRKIMLLGRSMERFGSIAEKIGLLDLPTGASIFGSPKSVNRALARAEDNRSEYILVTTGHQGEPDALLPRIASGRTQFNVAPGDNVVVSAPIIPNPTNVANRNLMERRLKDKGARIFTNAHVSGHAGREDHRDFLRMLQPEHIIPAHGDLEMLAAYTELAEEEGYKMGNDIHVLRNGQAQVFNGGV; from the coding sequence ATGAGTGTGGAAGTAATTGCCATTGGTGGTTACGAAGAAGTGGGCAAAAACATGTCCGCAGTAAAAGTAGGGGAAGACGTCATAATCTTCGACATGGGAATCAACCTGGACCGGATAAACGTCCACGAAGACACTGACATAGCCCGCATGCACAGCCTGGACTTAATTGAAAGGGGAGTAATACCAGATGACACCCTGATGAAAGATGTGGATGGTAAGGTAAGGGCCATTGTATTCACCCACGGACACCTGGACCACATAGGAGCAGTTGCCAAACTGGCCCACCGCTACGACGCACCCCTTATTGGAACACCCTACACCCTGGCACTGGTGGAAAACAGTATCAAACAGGAAAGGAAATTCGAAGTATCCAACCCCCTACAGGTTTTAAATGCCGGAGAAAAATTACAGTTATCCCCAGACATAACCCTGGAATTCGTGCACACCACCCACAGCATACCCCAGGCAGTGAATGCTATCCTGCACACCCCAGAGGGTATCATTGTATACGCCCTAGATTTTAAATTCGACAACCACCAGATGATCAGCCCCCCACCAGATTACCAGCGCCTAAAAGAACTGGGAAACCAGGGTGTGCTGGCTTTGATTGTGGAAACCACCCGGATGACAGAAAAACAGCAGGAAAAAACCCACTCTGAGAAAGTGGCCCGAATAGTACTGGAGGACATAATGAGGGATATCCTACCAACCAAGGAAGGATTACTGGTCACCACCTTTTCCAGTCACATTGAAAGAATCCAGGCTATCTGTAACATAGCCAGTGAAAGTGACCGGAAGATCATGCTCCTGGGCCGATCAATGGAACGATTTGGAAGCATAGCCGAAAAAATAGGACTGCTGGATCTACCAACAGGGGCCAGTATATTCGGAAGCCCCAAATCAGTAAACCGAGCCCTGGCCAGGGCAGAAGACAACCGATCGGAATATATACTGGTCACCACCGGACACCAGGGAGAACCAGATGCACTTCTACCCAGGATAGCCAGTGGAAGAACCCAGTTCAATGTAGCCCCAGGAGACAATGTCGTGGTCAGTGCACCCATCATACCCAACCCCACCAATGTGGCCAACCGTAATTTAATGGAACGTCGTTTGAAAGATAAAGGAGCGCGCATATTCACCAATGCCCATGTATCCGGACACGCTGGACGGGAAGACCACCGGGACTTCCTGCGCATGCTGCAACCCGAACACATCATACCAGCCCACGGGGACCTGGAGATGCTAGCAGCCTACACCGAACTGGCTGAGGAAGAAGGATACAAGATGGGTAACGATATTCATGTACTGAGAAATGGACAGGCACAGGTTTTCAATGGAGGAGTTTAA
- a CDS encoding polyprenyl synthetase family protein yields MDTKLEVTEILKKYSTRIDQEIKEALETVDPETLRQASEHLVKAGGKKLRPSLVVLSAEAVGGTAEAALKTGAAVELIHTFSLIHDDIMDQDEKRRGKPSVHVLWGEPMAILAGDTLFSKAFTTILRSEEDGVAPELVLPALNTVVDSCVKICEGQACDMGFAERFDVTESEYLWMIYKKTAALIAAATKAGAILGGGTPEQVEALAEYGRLIGMAFQIQDDYLDVASSEEDLGKPVGSDIVEGKMTLLVVNALSKASEEDRERLLTILKEEGDEHVSEAMQIMEKYGSIHYAWKVAQEDVNQAKKLLDVLDDSPAKDALIKIADFVLERSH; encoded by the coding sequence ATGGACACAAAACTGGAAGTAACCGAGATCCTCAAAAAATATTCAACCCGGATTGATCAGGAAATAAAAGAAGCACTGGAAACAGTGGACCCTGAAACACTCCGCCAAGCATCTGAACATCTGGTAAAGGCAGGTGGAAAGAAACTAAGACCCTCACTGGTGGTTTTAAGTGCAGAAGCAGTGGGTGGTACTGCGGAAGCAGCCCTGAAAACAGGAGCTGCAGTGGAACTCATCCACACCTTCAGTTTAATACATGATGATATTATGGATCAGGATGAGAAAAGAAGGGGTAAACCATCAGTCCACGTACTTTGGGGAGAACCCATGGCCATACTGGCTGGAGACACCCTTTTCTCCAAGGCCTTCACCACCATACTTAGAAGCGAAGAGGATGGAGTGGCACCTGAACTGGTACTACCAGCATTAAACACCGTGGTGGACAGCTGTGTAAAGATATGTGAAGGACAGGCCTGTGACATGGGATTCGCAGAGCGCTTCGATGTAACAGAATCAGAATATTTATGGATGATCTACAAGAAAACAGCTGCATTAATAGCCGCCGCCACCAAAGCCGGAGCAATACTAGGTGGAGGTACACCAGAACAAGTGGAAGCCCTGGCTGAGTACGGTCGTTTGATTGGCATGGCCTTCCAGATACAGGATGACTACCTGGATGTGGCCAGCAGTGAAGAAGACCTGGGAAAACCAGTAGGCAGTGACATAGTAGAAGGGAAAATGACCCTTCTGGTGGTAAACGCACTTTCCAAGGCCAGCGAAGAGGACCGGGAACGACTCTTAACCATCCTTAAAGAGGAAGGTGATGAGCATGTGTCCGAGGCCATGCAGATCATGGAAAAATACGGTTCCATCCACTACGCCTGGAAAGTGGCACAGGAAGATGTGAACCAGGCTAAAAAGTTACTGGATGTTTTAGATGACAGCCCAGCCAAGGATGCGCTGATAAAGATTGCAGACTTTGTACTGGAGAGAAGTCACTAA
- a CDS encoding glutamate--tRNA ligase, with protein MQELEELLKKQALINATKHGGQAQAGAVIGMIMSAHPEYRKKAKEVSKLAGQIVSQVNAMSTQAQKEELEALGGFVEKKKLEKVKGLADLPEVEGKVVLRFAPNPSGPLHIGHARAAVLNQEYKKRYGGKLILRIEDTDPRRVDPEAYQMIEEDLSWLGVDWDEVIIQSDRMETYYQQAEELIKNGGAYMCSCPGDVFKELKNSSKPCPHRDASVEENLTLWEKMPLTAEGEMVLRVKTDIQHKNPAIRDWVAMRVVEHEHPRLGTEYKVYPMMNFSVSVDDHLSGVSHVLRGKDHLANSEKQEYLYKHMGWEIPQFIHYGRLKMEDIPLSTSKARQGIEEGVYSGWDDPRLGTIRAIARRGIQADAIRELMLEIGVKMADTAVSWKKIYGLNRTFLEEKANRYFMVANPQLVEIEGLPESLRGTVERPLHPDHLDRGMRELDFEERIYLDRKDIPSDPEQVLRLMDAVNITFQDGKAIYHSEGIEEAREFKAKIVQWVPANGFREIEIVMPDASMVKGYAEPSILKAEVEDVVQLERVGFARLDQVNGEIIRFYYAHK; from the coding sequence ATGCAGGAATTGGAAGAACTCTTAAAAAAACAGGCCCTGATCAATGCCACCAAACACGGTGGACAGGCCCAAGCCGGAGCAGTGATAGGGATGATAATGTCTGCCCATCCAGAATACCGGAAAAAGGCCAAAGAAGTGTCAAAACTGGCTGGTCAGATTGTAAGCCAGGTTAATGCCATGTCTACCCAAGCCCAGAAGGAGGAACTGGAAGCTTTAGGCGGTTTTGTAGAGAAGAAGAAATTGGAAAAGGTGAAGGGATTAGCGGATTTACCTGAAGTGGAGGGTAAAGTTGTGCTGCGTTTTGCTCCAAATCCATCAGGCCCCCTGCATATAGGCCATGCCCGGGCAGCAGTTTTAAACCAGGAATACAAGAAACGTTACGGGGGTAAGTTAATCCTGAGGATTGAAGACACCGACCCCCGCAGGGTGGACCCGGAAGCCTACCAGATGATTGAGGAAGATTTATCCTGGTTGGGTGTTGATTGGGATGAAGTGATTATACAATCCGACCGGATGGAAACATATTATCAACAGGCAGAGGAACTAATTAAAAATGGTGGAGCCTACATGTGTTCATGTCCAGGAGACGTGTTTAAGGAACTAAAAAATTCATCTAAACCCTGCCCCCACCGGGATGCATCAGTGGAGGAAAACCTCACCCTCTGGGAGAAAATGCCACTGACTGCAGAGGGAGAAATGGTGCTCAGGGTGAAAACTGATATTCAGCATAAGAACCCTGCCATTCGTGACTGGGTGGCCATGCGAGTGGTGGAACATGAACATCCCCGCCTGGGCACTGAATACAAAGTATATCCCATGATGAACTTCTCAGTATCCGTGGATGACCACTTATCCGGTGTAAGCCATGTACTACGGGGTAAAGACCACCTGGCCAACAGTGAAAAACAGGAATACTTGTATAAACATATGGGATGGGAAATTCCTCAGTTCATCCATTACGGTCGTTTGAAAATGGAAGATATACCCCTTTCCACATCCAAAGCACGTCAGGGTATTGAAGAAGGAGTATACAGTGGCTGGGATGACCCAAGATTGGGAACCATCAGGGCCATTGCCCGGAGGGGAATACAGGCTGATGCCATCCGTGAATTAATGCTGGAGATCGGGGTTAAAATGGCGGATACTGCTGTAAGCTGGAAGAAGATCTACGGACTCAACCGCACCTTCCTGGAAGAGAAGGCCAACCGATACTTTATGGTGGCCAATCCCCAGCTGGTGGAAATAGAGGGTTTACCAGAATCCCTAAGGGGAACTGTGGAAAGACCACTCCACCCTGACCACTTGGACCGGGGAATGCGTGAACTGGACTTTGAGGAAAGAATATACCTGGACCGTAAGGACATTCCATCTGACCCTGAACAGGTTCTAAGGCTAATGGATGCAGTTAACATCACCTTCCAGGATGGAAAAGCCATCTACCATAGTGAAGGTATAGAAGAAGCCCGTGAATTTAAAGCCAAGATCGTGCAGTGGGTGCCTGCCAATGGATTTAGAGAAATAGAAATAGTAATGCCTGATGCCTCCATGGTCAAAGGTTATGCAGAGCCTTCTATTTTGAAAGCTGAAGTAGAAGATGTGGTTCAACTCGAAAGAGTAGGATTTGCCCGTTTAGACCAAGTAAATGGTGAGATAATCAGGTTTTATTATGCACATAAATAG
- a CDS encoding ATP-binding protein: MEYYHDAKMQKLFQVLEEPKSLDEIDLPRPFIQNLLLKVINTYGNITVQQMHEIVGLHIDILEECLKPMEKENLIGQTGGGFLFASVDYTIKKQGHLKAVKLMEENPYVGIAPVTYDEYFKIMEVQLKGRYPIKIPSEVIEKAFHDVVGMEYPKKVLTESAIGGKGFFIYGPPGTGKTFLTSKMSELLPPIIMPRYVEFSGNIIQMYDPDFHRLRPEQPGDVRWVKIYAPFVFTGSELSTEKMETLYNPNKGVFETSPIIKANGGVLLLDDLGRQKEDPNVLLNRMIVPLENKKDVIYIKGAPVIVHTHFIPALSTNLEITIIDEAHLRRAPLHVYLDVPSSDEIVEVFKRNLDMLREDYEEEVLERFRRVYIPQVDGGESLKPTFAHARDIAQIAQAIRIRRGEEKMTVEILEEALDQHILVSMQRKYTPELFDRIISQGSKPQK; the protein is encoded by the coding sequence ATGGAATATTATCATGATGCGAAAATGCAGAAACTCTTCCAGGTCTTAGAGGAGCCTAAATCACTTGATGAAATAGATTTGCCGCGCCCTTTCATTCAGAATCTTCTTTTAAAGGTTATCAACACCTATGGGAATATTACAGTTCAGCAGATGCATGAAATTGTTGGACTGCACATAGACATCCTGGAAGAATGCCTTAAACCCATGGAAAAGGAAAACCTAATTGGCCAAACCGGTGGGGGATTCCTCTTTGCCAGTGTGGATTACACCATAAAAAAACAGGGCCACTTAAAGGCAGTTAAATTAATGGAGGAAAACCCCTACGTGGGTATCGCCCCAGTAACCTATGATGAGTACTTCAAAATCATGGAAGTCCAGTTAAAGGGAAGATACCCCATTAAAATACCTTCAGAGGTAATTGAGAAAGCCTTCCATGATGTGGTGGGGATGGAGTACCCTAAAAAGGTTTTAACTGAATCTGCTATTGGAGGTAAGGGATTTTTTATTTACGGACCACCAGGCACTGGTAAAACTTTCCTAACCAGTAAAATGTCCGAGTTACTGCCACCCATTATCATGCCCCGTTATGTGGAATTTTCTGGGAACATAATCCAGATGTACGACCCTGATTTTCACAGGTTAAGACCTGAACAACCAGGGGATGTGAGATGGGTTAAAATATATGCACCCTTTGTATTCACCGGATCCGAGTTGAGTACTGAGAAAATGGAAACCTTATACAATCCCAATAAGGGTGTATTTGAAACATCACCCATTATAAAAGCCAATGGAGGTGTGCTCTTACTGGATGACCTGGGAAGGCAGAAAGAAGATCCTAACGTTCTATTAAACCGGATGATCGTACCCCTGGAGAATAAGAAGGATGTGATCTACATTAAAGGAGCACCAGTGATAGTGCACACTCATTTCATCCCCGCCCTATCCACCAACCTGGAGATCACCATTATAGATGAGGCCCACCTTAGAAGAGCACCTCTGCATGTCTACCTGGATGTTCCCAGTTCTGATGAGATTGTGGAGGTCTTCAAACGCAATCTGGACATGTTAAGGGAAGATTATGAGGAGGAAGTCCTGGAACGTTTCCGCCGAGTCTACATCCCGCAGGTGGATGGTGGTGAGAGTTTAAAACCCACCTTTGCCCATGCCCGTGACATTGCTCAGATTGCACAGGCCATACGAATCCGGAGGGGAGAGGAGAAGATGACAGTGGAGATATTGGAAGAAGCACTGGATCAGCATATACTGGTGTCCATGCAGCGCAAATACACTCCTGAACTATTTGACAGAATTATAAGTCAGGGGAGTAAACCGCAAAAGTAG
- a CDS encoding adenylosuccinate synthetase has product MTCNILVGGGWGDEGKGKCITYLCYQDKPEIIARAGVGPNAGHSVEFNGEKYGLRMIPSGFVHTGARLLIGAGVLVDPAVFHYELDYLNKYKVKSRTFADYRCAIIEEEHKEQDKGSDHLHKKIGSTGTGCGPANRDRALRTIKQAIDIDSMDGFTADVPLEVNTALDEGRDVFIEGSQGFGLSLYYGTYPFVTSKDTTASSAAADVGVGPTRIDDVIVVFKSYITRVGEGPFPSEMKQEEAEKMGLEEYGTVTGRRRRVGLFDMDLARESCMINGATQIALTCVDRLYPSCERVTEYSDLSGEIKRFVEEIENETKVPVTIISTGPDLADTIDLREELM; this is encoded by the coding sequence ATGACATGCAATATACTAGTAGGAGGAGGCTGGGGAGATGAAGGTAAAGGTAAATGCATTACCTACCTTTGTTACCAGGATAAACCGGAAATCATTGCCAGAGCAGGTGTGGGGCCCAATGCAGGGCATTCAGTGGAGTTTAATGGTGAAAAATATGGGCTGAGGATGATCCCATCAGGATTCGTTCACACCGGAGCACGGCTGCTTATAGGTGCAGGGGTACTGGTAGATCCAGCAGTATTCCACTATGAACTGGACTATCTAAACAAGTATAAGGTGAAAAGTAGAACCTTTGCTGATTACCGCTGCGCTATAATTGAAGAAGAACACAAAGAACAGGATAAGGGATCAGACCATCTCCACAAAAAGATTGGAAGCACCGGAACTGGCTGCGGACCCGCAAACCGGGACCGTGCTTTACGTACCATTAAACAGGCCATTGATATTGATTCCATGGATGGTTTCACTGCTGATGTGCCCCTGGAAGTTAACACCGCCCTGGATGAAGGTCGGGATGTTTTCATCGAAGGATCTCAGGGTTTCGGATTATCACTTTATTATGGAACTTACCCCTTTGTTACCAGTAAGGACACCACAGCCTCCTCTGCAGCAGCAGATGTTGGTGTGGGTCCCACCCGTATTGATGATGTTATTGTTGTTTTCAAATCCTACATAACCCGTGTGGGAGAAGGTCCATTCCCCTCTGAGATGAAACAGGAAGAAGCTGAAAAAATGGGTCTGGAAGAATATGGTACAGTAACTGGCAGAAGACGAAGAGTGGGACTCTTTGATATGGACCTTGCCCGGGAAAGTTGCATGATTAACGGGGCAACGCAGATAGCTTTAACCTGTGTGGACAGATTATACCCGTCATGTGAAAGAGTGACAGAATACTCAGACCTATCTGGTGAGATAAAGAGGTTTGTGGAAGAGATTGAAAATGAAACCAAGGTACCGGTGACCATAATCAGCACCGGCCCGGACCTGGCAGACACCATCGACCTCAGGGAAGAGCTAATGTAA
- a CDS encoding TIGR04076 family protein, with protein MLEITVHEIRGHCPVYKKGDLMVFKDPEIILDETDALCTHALSTILHYTTILEHKWIPLELGLTREGDEDHAYLQCVDPARPYTDGGTVIFRCRKVDRKED; from the coding sequence ATGTTGGAAATAACAGTCCACGAGATAAGGGGGCACTGCCCAGTGTATAAAAAGGGCGACCTCATGGTATTTAAGGATCCGGAGATAATTCTGGATGAAACGGATGCCCTGTGCACCCATGCCCTGTCCACCATCTTACACTACACTACTATCCTGGAGCATAAATGGATCCCACTGGAACTGGGACTCACCAGGGAAGGTGATGAGGATCATGCTTATCTGCAATGTGTTGACCCTGCTCGACCCTACACAGATGGGGGAACAGTGATATTCCGTTGCAGGAAAGTGGATCGTAAAGAGGATTAA
- a CDS encoding 4Fe-4S binding protein — MRIYILSSGKYGSRVVNNLAEHGMASNIVGMEEFKEDIPLFLDDFSGYIPKNLPPSDLILAVGLSGDLNMIVPEVARKTGAKSAIIPIYGPKQMPPALQQEIIDSAPDIKIVFPKPFCSLEPVGDAPIDEFASRFGKPVLFIKSDKFIKKAEVLRGAPCGSTNYIARGLWSMPVQDAEFEATQKLHNYPCNASTDTDPAVGDTSMHLASYQIKEAIKRALGFAVKSAVVNPELCDTSQCQEQCIKVCPQVLIGLNTITLKEDKALIDPATCGYCEICVRECPLNAIEIKKGRFELGKD, encoded by the coding sequence ATGCGAATTTACATTTTAAGTTCAGGTAAGTATGGTAGTCGGGTGGTTAACAATCTGGCTGAACATGGCATGGCCAGTAACATCGTGGGAATGGAAGAATTTAAAGAAGATATACCTCTTTTTTTGGATGATTTTTCAGGATACATTCCTAAAAATCTACCACCCTCTGATTTAATCCTGGCTGTGGGACTCTCTGGGGATTTAAATATGATCGTTCCGGAGGTGGCTCGTAAAACCGGGGCCAAATCCGCCATAATACCCATTTACGGTCCTAAACAGATGCCACCTGCACTGCAGCAGGAAATCATTGACTCAGCCCCGGATATTAAAATTGTTTTCCCCAAACCCTTCTGTTCACTGGAACCAGTGGGTGATGCCCCTATCGATGAGTTCGCCAGCCGTTTTGGTAAACCAGTCCTGTTCATCAAGTCAGATAAGTTCATTAAGAAGGCTGAAGTTTTAAGGGGAGCTCCCTGTGGTTCCACCAACTACATTGCCCGGGGACTGTGGAGTATGCCAGTGCAGGATGCAGAATTTGAAGCCACCCAGAAACTCCATAACTACCCCTGCAATGCCAGCACCGACACTGACCCGGCAGTAGGTGACACCAGCATGCACCTGGCCAGTTACCAGATAAAAGAAGCCATAAAAAGAGCATTGGGATTTGCAGTTAAATCAGCAGTGGTAAACCCGGAACTATGCGACACCTCCCAGTGCCAGGAGCAGTGCATTAAAGTCTGTCCCCAGGTGCTCATAGGACTGAATACCATAACCCTAAAGGAGGATAAGGCTCTAATTGACCCGGCAACCTGCGGGTACTGTGAAATATGTGTGAGAGAATGTCCCTTAAATGCCATTGAAATTAAAAAAGGAAGATTTGAACTAGGAAAAGACTAA
- a CDS encoding thymidylate synthase, producing MKLYIISSGNYGSRIVNSLAEMGLASSMVGLEEIPDDLPEFIDDFSGYVPRNIPQADLILAVGLFGDINMVVPIIAEKSGAKSVIIPLHDPAQVPPGLQREIQESAPDVKIVFPKPFCSLEPVGDEFIDEFAREFGKPVLEIDADGIIRKVKVIRSAPCGSTHYIAENIEGFPAEEAELEAGNKLHNYPCNASMGTDSVVGDTILHLAGYQTKEAVRRALGFAMKSAVVDHETCEADECEHECIKHCPQVQIGMDTVRLNENQQAVIDPATCGCCEICIQECPYGSIEMEEKKFPIE from the coding sequence ATGAAGCTTTATATTATAAGTTCCGGGAATTATGGTAGTCGCATTGTGAACAGTCTGGCAGAGATGGGACTGGCCAGTAGCATGGTGGGTTTAGAGGAGATACCTGATGACCTGCCAGAGTTCATAGACGACTTTTCAGGGTACGTGCCCCGGAACATCCCCCAGGCAGACCTCATACTGGCAGTGGGGCTCTTTGGAGATATAAACATGGTGGTGCCCATCATCGCAGAAAAAAGCGGGGCTAAATCAGTTATCATACCCCTCCATGACCCGGCACAGGTACCACCAGGACTGCAAAGAGAAATCCAGGAATCAGCCCCAGATGTTAAGATAGTGTTCCCCAAACCATTCTGTTCACTGGAACCCGTGGGAGATGAATTCATAGATGAATTCGCCAGAGAATTCGGGAAACCAGTGCTGGAGATAGATGCAGATGGTATCATCAGAAAAGTTAAGGTTATAAGGAGTGCACCCTGTGGCAGCACCCATTACATAGCTGAGAATATTGAAGGCTTCCCAGCAGAGGAAGCAGAACTGGAAGCAGGGAATAAACTGCACAACTATCCCTGCAATGCCAGCATGGGCACAGATTCGGTAGTGGGAGACACCATACTCCACCTGGCAGGTTACCAGACCAAAGAAGCAGTTAGAAGAGCGCTGGGTTTTGCTATGAAATCGGCAGTGGTGGATCATGAGACTTGTGAAGCAGATGAATGTGAACACGAATGTATTAAACACTGCCCCCAGGTACAGATTGGCATGGACACAGTCCGATTAAATGAGAACCAGCAGGCAGTTATTGACCCGGCAACCTGCGGCTGTTGTGAGATATGCATACAGGAATGTCCCTACGGTTCAATAGAAATGG